Within Oncorhynchus gorbuscha isolate QuinsamMale2020 ecotype Even-year unplaced genomic scaffold, OgorEven_v1.0 Un_scaffold_65:::fragment_4:::debris, whole genome shotgun sequence, the genomic segment ggaagaGTATCCGATTGACTGACCggtgaggcaggcagagggaagaGTATCTGATTGACTGACCggtgaggcaggcagagggaagaGTATCCGATTGACTGACCGGTGTCAATTAAACCACTGTTTCTTTCAAATAAAAAGCCTGCCGAGAGAAAATGCAGACTTAAAGCATCTGTAGTGGCTAAATTGTCCAATAGAATTGTCCCAAATTACATTCTAATCCTTTAGCCACAATGGAGATTGGTGAAATGTTAGTCTTGACGCAGACAAATCGAATGTCCAGAGTTTGATTCAAGTTGTTCTAATTGactaaccaggctatctgcattgtgtcccgccacccaccaacccctcttttacgctactgctactctctgttcatcagatatgcatagtcactttaaccatatctacatgtacataccacctcaatcagcctgactaaccagtgtctgtatgtagactcgctacttttatagcctcactactgtatatagcctgtctttttactgttgttttatttctttacttacctattgttcacctaataccttttttttttgcactattggtcagagcctgtaagtaagcatttcactgtaaggtcttgtattcggcgcatgtgacaaataaactttgatttgaaaaatcataatccaTTCATTTGTTATTCTTCTGGATACAAAAATGTACAGAACATTTTCTACCAAAATGAATTCTGATCATTCAAACTAAAGAAACAAACAGCATGGTAAACACAAGTCTAAATACTGTGTGCTGCCGTTCCAGTCCCTCCCAGTTGGCCTCTGAGCTTGTCTGCCTTTTAACCTTATTCTCCATCGGCCTGTAGAGGGGGAACACACACTTGACAGGGGATTAATGGCAAACACCCACACGACAGAACTGCATGGTGAATTGGAAACATGCTAATATACAACAGGACCTATTTGTCTCCTGCGGCCTGACTTATTCCATTCTTCTCAGTTAGGAGGCCAGAGTCAGACAGAACTTGCTTAGtcatggaagaagaggaggaattTGTACGATTACCGTTTTCCAAAATGTAGAAGGATCACCAGCAGTTTACGTTAGGGATCAAAGTCAAGAAACCTCTCTAGAGCCTAATTTTCATCGTTTCAAACCGCCATGTTAACGCGTCCtgactcttcctctccctcctcagcaAACAGACTTCCAGATCTACTCGGAGTACTGTAACAACCACCCCAACGCCTGTGTGCAGTTGTCCAGGCGGATGAAGACCAACAAGTACGTTTTCTTCTTCGAAGCTTGTCGTCTGCTGCAGAAGATGATTGACATCTCGCTGGATGGGTTCCTGCTCACGCCCGTTCAGAAGATCTGCAAGTACCCTCTGCAGCTGGCCGAGCTACTGAAATACACCAACCCCCAGCACAGGTAAGTACCCTCTGCAGCTGGCCGAGCTACTGAAATACACCAACCCCAGGCACAGGTACTGTAAACCAGCACACACATTCTACTGTACAGTCTAACCTACACCTAATTCACGTACAGCAGTGGTATTGACACTGATAGTATATTTAGTTGTTCTCAGATTGTAAATTGGCAGCCATATTAGTGACTTTTATATAAAACAAAGCTTTTATAAGATACAGTGTgatgtgagagagaaaggaagtagAGATAGAGGCATAGAGTCTAACATGGTCATCTGTTCTGGGATCAGGGACTATAGGGACGTGGAGGCTGCCTTGAACGCCATGAAGAACGTGGCCAGGCTGATCAACGAGAGGAAGCGACGCCTGGAGAACATCGACAAGATCGCCCAATGGCAGTGCTCCATAGAGGACTGGGAGGTGAGGAAAAGTGCATCATGGGTCATGGAACAGAATCCATGACTAGGGGTCAGGTTTTTTTCTGACCAGGTGACTTGATCTGGAAACCAGGCCTGAAGTCAGGACCAACTCCGGGCCCTAGCTATACAATACACATCTGTTGGATGAACAATCTCTGTATCTCATGCCCCCCCCCCCGTATGTATCTCTGCAGGCTCTGACATATATTTATTGTGTGGGTTTAAACATGGTCAGGGAGAAGATATCCTCAGTAAAAGTTCAGATCTGATCTTCTCTGGAGAGCTGACCAAGATCTCCCAGCCTCAGGCTAGGAGCCAGCAGCGCATGTTCTTCCTCTTCGACCACCAGATGGTCTACTGCAAAAAGGTGAGCAATGCTGTAAAAACTCCAACCCTTCCCTGACCATGTACGCCTCAGGGTTAGCAACACTTCCCTGTATCCCTCTAGGACCTCCTGCGCAGGGACATGCTAGGCCCTCCTGCTCAGGGACATGCTGTACTGTTAGGGTTAGTAACACTTCCCTGTATCCCTTTAGGACCTCCTGCGCAGGGACATGCTGTACTGTTAGGGTTAGTAACACTTCCCTGTATCCCACTAGGACCTCCTGCTCAGGGACATGCTAGGCCCTCCTGCACAAGGACATGCTAGGCCCTCCTGCACAGGGACATGCTAGGCCCTCCTGCACAGAGACATGCTAGGCCCTCCTGCTCAGGGACATGCTGTACTGTTAGGGTTAGTAACACTTCCCTGTATCCCTCTAGGACCTCCTGCGCAGGGACATGCTGTACTATAAGGGTCGTATGGACATGGACCAGATGGAGGTGGTGGATGTGGAGGACGGGAAGGAGAAGGACTTCAACGTGTCGGTGAAGAACGCTCTGAAACTGTGCTCGCTGGCGGGTGACGAGGTCCACCTGCTGTGTGCCAAGAAGCCTGAGCAGAAACAACGCTGGGTCCGAGCCTTCCAGGACGAGAGGAGGCAGGTGCAGCACGACCGCGAGACAGGTGAGGAGGCAGGTACAGCACGACCGCGAGACAGGTGAGGAGGCAGGTACAGCACGACCGCGAGACAGGTGAGGAGGCAGGTACAGCACGACCGCTAGACAGGTGAGGAGGCAGGTACAGCACGACCGCGAGACAGGTGAGGAGGCAGGTACAGCACGACCGCGAGACAGGTGAGGAGGCAGGTACAGCACGACCGCGAGACAGGTGAGGAGGCAGGTATAGCACGACCGCGAGACAGGTGAGGAGGCAGATACAGCACGACCGCGAGACAGGTGAGGAGGCAGGTACAGCACGACCGCGAGACAGGTGAGGAGGCAGGTACAGCACGACCGCGAGACAGGTGAGGAGGCAGGTACAGCACGACCGCGAGACAGGTGAGGAGGCAGGTACAGCACGACCGCGAGACAGGTGAGGAGGCAGGTACAGCACGACCGCGAGACAGGTGAGGAGGCAGGTACAGCACGACCGCGAGACAGGTGAGGAGGCAGGTACAGCACGACCGCGAGACAGGTGAGGAGGCAGATACAGCACGACCGCGAGACAGGTGAGGAGGCAGGTACAGCACGACCGCGAGACAGGTGAGGAGGCAGATACAGCACGACCGCGAGACAGGTGAGGAGGCAGGTACAGCACGACCGCGAGACAGGTGAGGAGGCAGATACAGCACGACCGCGAGACAGGTGAGGAGGCAGGTACAGCACGACCGCGAGACAGGTGAGGAGGCAGGTACAGCACGACCGCGAGACAGGTGAGGAGGCTTCGCCCCGTTGCCTTAGTGATAACTGTCAGTTAACCCTCTCTGTCATGGTTGTACGCCTCCGTTTGAAAAAAGGTATGTGATGAACTGGCGACCTGTGTTATTGCTAGTCAGCTTAAAGCCACTGGCTGTGTTTCCTTTCCTGTTTAGTCAAATGTGAGTTTGGTCCTCCTGTCTCTCTAATGCTGCAATAGTAGTTGAAACAGCTGTTGGGGCTGTGGTCAGAGAACCACCAGGAAGAGAAGGGTATGCTAATGTCTCAGAGTGTCATTGATCCCTCAGATAAACAGGCAAAAGGCCCATCAATCCATCTCAGCTGTCCGCTTCTCTGCCGTAGTCTCAGGGTTTTTGTCTGGGATCTGTGATGTGTGGAGGGTTCTGGTTGGAAATTCAGTGGGCTCTTTCTCTGAGGCTGTCTGCCTTCCTAACCCTGATCCAGTCAGGTCCCCCTGGAAAACAAAGCATATGGATGCTCCTGAAACTTTCTCATCCAACAATCTGGTCTTGTGTTATTCCGTTCACTCTGAAAAGCTGGGTATTGATAGGTGGCCCTGGCAGAATGAATCTGTGATATCCACAATGACCTATGACCTATGTGGTTTCCACCTCTAGGATTCTCTATCACTGAGGTCCAGAAGAAACAGGCCATGCTCAACGCCTGCAAAAGCCATCCAGCTGGGAAGCCCAAAGGtatgtctgggtaatgtagtccttAGGGGGTTATACTGAATATGGGTGCATGGCAGAAAAACTCAATTTTTAGTTTTTAGTTTGGCTGTGTGGATGAGTATGTGGAGTGTTGTTGATTTTTTAAATAAGCTTAGATAACATGTTTGGCTATATTTCTACACATTTAGtttgtaataatataatattattaatatAATATTCATATGAGCCTCTTTAGATTGATATGCACTCGTAGTCCCAGGCTGCatgagggctatttgaccaagaaggagagtgatggagtgctgcatcagatgacctggcctccacaatcacctgacctttTAAACAAAAATTAATACAtgtattttacttttattttactaggcaagtcagttcagaacaaattcttatttacaatgacggcctaggaacagtgggttaactggtctaggaacagtgggttaactgcctgttcaggggcagaacaacagatgtgtaccttgtcagcttgcaaccttccagttactagtccaacgctctaaccactaggctaccct encodes:
- the LOC124019065 gene encoding rho guanine nucleotide exchange factor 4-like isoform X5; this encodes MARGGGAHRTRQRLGILNTVLHCNLHRETQKLISDGSCVYAEALWDHVTMDDQELGFKAGDVIEVVDATNKEWWWGRILDSEGWFPASFVRLRVNQDEPMEEYLAQLEKPGAGENDQPGVGLFLGPGLPCKEQMRTNVINEIMITERDYIKHLKDICEGYIKQCRKRIDMFTEEQLLCIFGNIEDIYRFQKKFLKGLEKRFNKEQPHLSEIGSCFLEHQTDFQIYSEYCNNHPNACVQLSRRMKTNKYVFFFEACRLLQKMIDISLDGFLLTPVQKICKYPLQLAELLKYTNPQHRDYRDVEAALNAMKNVARLINERKRRLENIDKIAQWQCSIEDWEGEDILSKSSDLIFSGELTKISQPQARSQQRMFFLFDHQMVYCKKDLLRRDMLYYKGRMDMDQMEVVDVEDGKEKDFNVSVKNALKLCSLAGDEVHLLCAKKPEQKQRWVRAFQDERRQVQHDRETGFSITEVQKKQAMLNACKSHPAGKPKAVTRPYCDFLLRQKQPSLPSSVPQQQVFMLAEPKRKATTFWQNIGRLTPFKK